A region of Syngnathoides biaculeatus isolate LvHL_M chromosome 20, ASM1980259v1, whole genome shotgun sequence DNA encodes the following proteins:
- the kin gene encoding DNA/RNA-binding protein KIN17: protein MGKPDFLSPKAISNRIKSKGLQKLRWYCQMCQKQCRDENGFKCHCMSESHQRQLLLASECPRKFMDFFSHEFKSGFLELLRRRFGTKRVHNNIVYNEYISDREHIHMNATRWETLTDFTKWLGRQGLCKVDETPKGWYIQYIDRDPETIRRQEELAKRKKHELDDEERSAKFIEEQVRRGRGNKDEEEDPVYTELKRESEEEKVAFNLGAGTSLAGPSTSSALLAPSALAKASSAKRKEPAPASNSRNKKQKSALEQIIEMEERKKQQQQPVKTDHWLQPNIVVKVVTKRLGDKYHKKKAVVLEVREKFTAVVKMIDSGDKLKLDQNHVETVIPAPGKRVMIVNGSFRDTEAVLEGIDEKKFCASLTLDAGPQKGTRVDVAYEDFSKLA from the exons ATGGGCAAACCCGATTTCCTGTCACCCAAGGCGATAAGTAACCGGATAAAATCCAAAGGTCTCCAGAAATTGAGATGGTATTGTCAAATGTGTCAAAAACAATGCCGAGATGAG AATGGCTTCAAGTGTCACTGCATGTCCGAGTCCCACCAGAGGCAGTTGCTGCTCGCCTCCGAGTGCCCGCGCAAGTTTATGGACTTTTTCTCCCA TGAGTTCAAAAGCGGCTTTTTGGAGCTGCTGCGGCGACGCTTTG GGACCAAACGCGTGCACAACAACATCGTTTACAACGAGTACATCAGCGATCGCGAACACATCCACATGAACGCCACCCGCTGGGAGACGCTCACCGACTTCACCAAGTGGCTGGGACGCCAAG GTCTCTGCAAGGTGGACGAGACGCCGAAAGGCTGGTACATCCAGTACATCGACCGCGATCCTGAGACCATCCGCCGCCAGGAGGAGCTGGCAAAGAGGAAGAAGCACGAGCTGGACGACGAGGAGCGCAGCGCCAAGTTCATCGAGGAGCAGGTCCGAAGAGGCCGCGGCAACAAGGACGAGGAA GAAGATCCGGTTTACACCGAGCTGAAGCGAGAGAGCGAAGAGGAAAAAG TCGCTTTCAACTTGGGCGCCGGTACATCGCTCGCTGGACCCTCCACATCAAG CGCTCTGCTGGCCCCCAGCGCTCTGGCGAAGGCGTCGTCGGCAAAGAGGAAAGAGCCGGCCCCCGCTTCCAATTCGcgcaacaagaagcagaagtCCGCCCTGGAACAGATCATTGAG atggaggagaggaagaagcagcagcagcagccggtCAAGACCGACCATTGGCTGCAGCCCAACATCGTGGTCAAGGTGGTCACCAAGCGGCTTGGAGACAAGTACCACAAGAAGAAGGCCGTCGTCCTG GAGGTGCGAGAGAAATTCACGGCGGTGGTTAAAATGATCGACTCCGGGGACAAACTCAAGCTGGACCAGAACCACGTGGAGACCGTGATACCGGCTCCGG GAAAACGTGTGATGATCGTCAACGGAAGCTTCCGCGACACCGAGGCGGTGCTGGAGGGCATCGACGAGAAGAAGTTCTGCGCGTCGCTCACGCTGGACGCC GGTCCACAGAAAGGAACGCGAGTGGACGTGGCCTATGAGGACTTCTCCAAACTGGCTTGA